From the Pomacea canaliculata isolate SZHN2017 linkage group LG4, ASM307304v1, whole genome shotgun sequence genome, one window contains:
- the LOC112562136 gene encoding sigma intracellular receptor 2-like, with translation MVLFLHGGFKIRWHAGTAKMRFLDVVFFLYFLTHIPIALLFDSQGVFPEQYYPKLLVDTKKWYCREFKDSLMIDPPSWFFAFLLCEVLLQFPFFFVATYAYLKGAAKSTWIRIPVIIYSSHVVTTLIAIFYHMLTSDFTNSKYPGPATMKERLTLMSIYSPYFIIPLLNLCDACFSSAYKEVKKIKRQ, from the exons ATGGTTCTATTCTTACACGGAGGATTTAAGATTCGTTGGCACGCAGGAACGGCCAAAATGCGTTTCTTGGACGtcgttttctttctgtattttctgaCGCATATTCCAATCGCCTTGTTGTTTGATTCTCAGGGGGTATTTCCTGAACAGTATTACCCCAAACTT CTTGTTGATACAAAGAAGTGGTACTGCCGAGAATTCAAGGACTCTCTGATGATTGATCCACCTTCAtggttttttgcttttcttctttgtgagGTTCTACTTcagtttccatttttctttgtgGCAACATACGCCTACCTCAAAG gTGCTGCAAAGTCTACATGGATTCGTATTCCAGTGATTATTTATTCAAGCCATGTGGTTACAACTCTTATAGCTATATTTTATCATATGCTGACCTCTGATTTCACCAATTCAAAGTACCCAGGGCCAGCAACGATGAAAGAACGCCTGACTCTAATGAGCATTTATTCCCCCTACTTTATTATACCATTGTTAAACCTGTGTGATGCTTGCTTTAGCTCAGCTTACAAggaggtgaaaaaaataaaacgacagTAG